The following proteins come from a genomic window of Pseudomonas cichorii:
- a CDS encoding dihydrofolate reductase, whose amino-acid sequence MKKHLPLSLIAALGENRVIGVDNSMPWHLPGDFKYFKATTLGKPIIMGRKTWDSLGRPLPGRLNLVVSRQADLQLEGAEVFASLEAAVVRAEQWAQEQGVDEVMLIGGAQLYAQGLPDADRLYLTRVALSPEGDAWFPEFDAAEWALVSENPIPAQDDKPAYSFEVWERR is encoded by the coding sequence ATGAAAAAACATCTCCCTCTCAGCCTGATTGCCGCCCTCGGTGAAAACCGGGTGATCGGCGTCGACAATTCCATGCCCTGGCATTTGCCGGGGGATTTCAAGTATTTCAAGGCCACGACCCTTGGCAAGCCGATCATCATGGGTCGCAAGACCTGGGATTCCCTGGGCCGGCCACTGCCCGGTCGCCTGAATCTGGTGGTCAGTCGTCAGGCTGATCTGCAGCTTGAAGGCGCTGAAGTCTTTGCTTCCCTGGAAGCCGCCGTGGTGCGCGCCGAGCAATGGGCGCAGGAGCAGGGCGTTGATGAAGTGATGCTCATCGGTGGTGCCCAGCTCTATGCACAGGGCTTGCCTGATGCCGACCGGCTTTACCTCACCCGCGTGGCGCTGAGCCCTGAAGGCGATGCTTGGTTTCCGGAGTTCGATGCCGCTGAATGGGCGCTGGTATCCGAGAATCCGATCCCGGCGCAGGATGACAAGCCGGCCTACAGTTTTGAGGTCTGGGAGCGGCGCTAA
- a CDS encoding DUF2868 domain-containing protein produces the protein MTALTPLDTLWLTEAVRLREEQAGLLDDQEANRRARAAEGDLNSRIKLRALWLAERDGMVSALHHWKQGARLALIALIVIAVFSGAGLAFAAMGNGQAPVNVFWALGSLLGLNLVLLISWALGLIFTGRSSSGLGRLWLWASEKLARDAQAAQLAPALIVLLQRQRLNRWALGLLVNSMWLVALLSAMVMLLMLMATRRYGFVWETTILGSETFVSLTQTLGIIPAMLGFSTPDELMIRASGNGVLSLENARQAWASWLVGILLVFGIVPRLILALFCLWRWRRGRATLKLDLELPGYQQLRERLMPSSERLGVNDAAPPQLHRIQPNAGTANSEGALLVAIELDDQYPWPPQLPTGVADAGVLDSRESRQKLLEQLTHYPPARLLIACDPRRSPDRGSLALIAELARYAGLTRIWLLPAPVGQTLDPQRLNDWHAALQQLELTWSEGSLVNWLETGND, from the coding sequence GTGACTGCTCTGACCCCACTCGATACCCTCTGGCTGACCGAAGCTGTACGCCTGCGAGAAGAACAGGCAGGCCTCCTTGACGACCAGGAAGCCAACCGCCGCGCCCGCGCCGCAGAAGGCGACCTGAACAGCCGGATCAAGCTGCGCGCCCTGTGGCTGGCCGAACGTGACGGCATGGTCAGCGCCCTGCATCACTGGAAGCAAGGCGCACGCCTGGCACTGATCGCACTGATCGTCATCGCGGTTTTCAGCGGCGCGGGCCTGGCCTTTGCAGCCATGGGCAACGGACAGGCACCGGTCAATGTGTTCTGGGCATTGGGCAGTCTGCTCGGGCTGAATCTGGTGCTGCTGATCAGTTGGGCGCTGGGACTGATATTCACCGGGCGCAGCAGTTCGGGCCTGGGCCGGCTCTGGCTGTGGGCCAGCGAAAAACTCGCTCGCGACGCACAGGCCGCCCAACTGGCTCCTGCACTGATTGTGCTGCTGCAACGCCAACGCCTCAATCGCTGGGCACTTGGCTTGCTGGTCAACAGCATGTGGCTGGTTGCCTTGCTCAGCGCCATGGTCATGCTGTTGATGCTGATGGCGACGCGGCGCTACGGCTTTGTCTGGGAAACCACCATTCTGGGCAGCGAAACCTTCGTCAGCCTGACGCAGACACTGGGCATCATCCCGGCCATGCTGGGTTTCAGCACGCCCGATGAGTTGATGATCCGCGCCAGCGGCAATGGCGTACTGAGCCTGGAAAATGCCCGACAGGCCTGGGCTTCCTGGCTGGTGGGCATCCTGCTGGTCTTCGGCATCGTGCCACGCCTGATCCTGGCGCTGTTCTGCCTGTGGCGCTGGAGGCGTGGACGCGCAACCCTGAAGCTGGATCTGGAATTGCCCGGCTACCAGCAGTTGCGCGAACGCCTGATGCCCAGCAGCGAGCGCCTGGGCGTCAACGATGCCGCGCCGCCGCAGCTGCATCGGATACAACCCAACGCGGGTACTGCCAACAGTGAAGGCGCCTTGCTGGTCGCCATCGAGCTGGACGATCAGTACCCATGGCCTCCACAACTGCCGACGGGCGTAGCGGATGCAGGTGTGCTCGATAGCCGCGAATCCCGGCAGAAGCTGCTGGAGCAACTGACTCACTACCCACCGGCACGACTGCTCATTGCATGCGACCCGCGCCGCTCGCCGGATCGCGGCAGCCTGGCATTGATTGCCGAACTGGCCAGGTACGCCGGCCTGACCCGTATCTGGCTATTACCCGCGCCAGTCGGTCAGACGCTTGACCCGCAACGTCTCAATGACTGGCACGCCGCCCTGCAGCAACTGGAGCTGACGTGGAGCGAGGGTTCGCTGGTGAACTGGCTGGAGACAGGCAATGACTGA
- a CDS encoding HAD family hydrolase, which produces MKFAPKILAAALCLGLASQAFATDLKHWPEPAAKALDTMIAANANKGNYAVFDMDNTSYRFDLEESLLPYMENKGLITREKLDPSLKLIPFKDTADHKESLFSYYYRLCELDDMVCYPWVAQVFSGFTLAELKGYVDELMASGKPIPATYYEGDAVKKLDVEPPRIFTGQKELFNKLMENGIEVYVMTAASEELVRMVASDPKYGYNVKPQNVIGVTMLLKDRKTGELTTARKQITAGKYDEKSNLGLELTPYLWTPATWMAGKQAAILTYIDQWKKPVLVAGDTPTSDGYMLFHGVDVNKGGVHLWINRKDKYMKQMEGMIKSNAEAQAKEGLPVTADKNWVIVKPDEIQ; this is translated from the coding sequence ATGAAGTTCGCACCAAAAATACTCGCCGCTGCTCTGTGCCTGGGTCTGGCCAGCCAGGCTTTCGCCACTGATCTGAAACACTGGCCGGAGCCTGCCGCCAAGGCGCTGGACACCATGATCGCTGCCAACGCCAACAAGGGTAATTACGCAGTTTTTGATATGGACAACACCAGCTATCGCTTCGACCTCGAAGAGTCGCTGCTGCCGTACATGGAAAACAAGGGGCTGATCACCCGCGAGAAGCTGGACCCGTCCCTGAAGCTGATTCCGTTCAAGGACACCGCCGACCACAAGGAAAGCCTGTTCAGTTACTACTACCGCCTTTGCGAACTGGATGACATGGTCTGCTACCCCTGGGTGGCGCAAGTGTTTTCCGGCTTCACCCTCGCTGAGCTGAAAGGTTACGTCGACGAGCTGATGGCATCAGGCAAGCCGATCCCGGCGACCTACTACGAGGGCGATGCGGTCAAGAAGCTCGATGTCGAGCCGCCACGAATCTTTACCGGGCAGAAAGAGCTTTTCAACAAGCTGATGGAAAACGGCATTGAGGTTTATGTCATGACCGCCGCTTCCGAAGAGCTGGTGCGGATGGTCGCCTCCGATCCCAAGTATGGCTACAACGTCAAACCGCAGAATGTCATTGGCGTGACCATGTTGCTCAAGGACAGAAAAACCGGCGAGCTGACCACTGCCCGCAAGCAGATCACCGCGGGTAAATACGACGAGAAGAGCAACCTTGGTCTTGAGCTGACGCCTTATCTATGGACCCCGGCCACCTGGATGGCGGGCAAGCAGGCGGCAATCCTGACGTACATCGACCAATGGAAGAAACCGGTCCTGGTGGCTGGCGATACGCCAACCAGCGACGGCTACATGTTGTTCCATGGTGTGGACGTCAACAAAGGCGGCGTACACCTGTGGATCAATCGCAAGGACAAGTACATGAAGCAGATGGAAGGCATGATCAAGAGCAACGCCGAAGCTCAGGCCAAGGAAGGTTTGCCGGTGACTGCCGACAAGAACTGGGTGATCGTCAAGCCTGACGAGATTCAGTAA
- the ilvD gene encoding dihydroxy-acid dehydratase, whose product MPDYRSKTSTHGRNMAGARALWRATGMKDEDFKKPIIAIANSFTQFVPGHVHLKDMGQLVAREVERAGGVAKEFNTIAVDDGIAMGHDGMLYSLPSREIIADSVEYMVNAHCADAIVCISNCDKITPGMLMASLRLNIPVIFVSGGPMEAGKTKLASHGLDLVDAMVIAADSTASDEKVAEYERSACPTCGSCSGMFTANSMNCLTEALGLALPGNGSTLATHSDREQLFLTAGRTIVELCKQYYGNNDESVLPRNIANFKAFENAMTLDIAMGGSTNTILHLLAAAQEAEIDFDLRDIDRLSRNVPQLCKVAPNIQKYHMEDVHRAGGIFSILGSLARGGLLHTDLPTVHSKTLAEGIAKWDITQTDDEAVHTFFKAGPAGIPTQTAFSQSTRWPSLDDDRENGCIRSVEHAYSQEGGLAVLYGNIALDGCVVKTAGVDESIHVFEGNAKIFESQDSAVRGILADEVKAGDIVIIRYEGPKGGPGMQEMLYPTSYLKSKGLGKDCALLTDGRFSGGTSGLSIGHASPEAAAGGAIGLVRDGDKVLIDIPNRSINLLVSDEELAARRAEQDKKGWKPVEVRPRKVTTALKAYALLATSADKGAVRDKALLDKLVP is encoded by the coding sequence ATGCCTGATTACCGCTCGAAAACGTCCACCCACGGCCGCAACATGGCCGGCGCACGTGCCTTGTGGCGCGCCACCGGCATGAAGGACGAAGATTTCAAGAAACCGATCATCGCCATCGCCAACTCGTTCACCCAGTTCGTACCAGGGCATGTCCACCTCAAGGACATGGGCCAACTGGTCGCTCGTGAAGTCGAACGCGCTGGCGGCGTGGCCAAGGAATTCAATACCATCGCCGTGGATGACGGTATCGCCATGGGTCACGATGGCATGCTGTATTCGCTGCCGAGCCGCGAGATCATCGCCGACTCCGTGGAATACATGGTCAACGCCCACTGCGCCGACGCCATCGTCTGTATCTCCAACTGCGACAAGATCACCCCTGGCATGCTGATGGCGTCGTTGCGCCTCAATATCCCGGTGATCTTCGTGTCCGGCGGCCCGATGGAAGCCGGCAAGACCAAACTGGCCAGCCACGGCCTGGATCTGGTCGACGCCATGGTCATCGCGGCCGACTCCACCGCCAGTGACGAAAAAGTCGCCGAGTACGAGCGCAGCGCCTGTCCGACCTGCGGTTCATGCTCAGGTATGTTCACTGCCAACTCGATGAACTGCCTGACCGAAGCGCTGGGCCTGGCATTGCCGGGTAACGGCTCGACACTGGCAACCCACAGCGACCGCGAGCAACTGTTCCTGACAGCCGGCCGCACCATCGTCGAGCTGTGCAAGCAGTATTACGGCAACAACGATGAGTCGGTTCTGCCGCGCAATATCGCCAACTTCAAGGCGTTTGAAAACGCCATGACGCTGGACATCGCCATGGGCGGTTCCACCAACACCATCCTGCATTTGCTGGCCGCAGCCCAGGAAGCCGAAATCGATTTCGATCTGCGCGATATCGACCGTCTGTCGCGCAACGTTCCGCAGCTGTGCAAGGTTGCGCCGAACATCCAGAAGTACCACATGGAAGATGTACACCGAGCAGGCGGCATCTTCAGCATTCTGGGCTCGCTGGCCCGTGGCGGCCTGCTGCATACCGACCTGCCGACCGTACACAGCAAGACCCTGGCCGAAGGCATCGCCAAATGGGACATCACCCAGACTGACGACGAAGCCGTGCACACCTTCTTCAAGGCAGGCCCGGCAGGCATCCCGACGCAAACGGCCTTCAGCCAGTCGACCCGCTGGCCGAGCCTGGACGACGACCGTGAAAACGGCTGCATCCGCAGTGTCGAGCATGCCTACTCCCAGGAAGGCGGTCTGGCCGTGCTGTACGGCAACATCGCGCTGGATGGCTGCGTGGTGAAGACCGCTGGCGTGGACGAGTCGATCCATGTCTTCGAAGGCAACGCCAAGATCTTCGAGAGCCAGGACAGCGCTGTGCGCGGCATCCTCGCCGACGAAGTGAAAGCTGGCGACATCGTGATCATCCGTTACGAAGGCCCGAAAGGCGGCCCGGGCATGCAGGAAATGCTGTACCCGACGTCGTACCTGAAATCCAAAGGCCTGGGCAAAGACTGTGCCCTGCTGACCGATGGTCGTTTCTCGGGTGGCACCTCGGGCCTCTCCATCGGCCACGCTTCACCGGAAGCGGCTGCAGGCGGCGCAATCGGCCTGGTACGCGATGGCGACAAAGTGCTGATCGACATCCCGAACCGCTCGATCAACCTGCTGGTCAGCGATGAAGAGCTGGCTGCGCGTCGTGCGGAACAGGACAAGAAAGGCTGGAAGCCTGTGGAAGTGCGCCCACGCAAAGTGACCACCGCCCTCAAGGCCTACGCCCTGCTGGCCACCAGCGCCGACAAAGGCGCTGTACGTGACAAGGCACTGCTGGACAAATTGGTGCCATAA
- a CDS encoding GTPase/DUF3482 domain-containing protein — translation MTELNKPRALKLAVVGHTNVGKTSLLRTLTRDIGFGEVSHRPSTTRHVEGARLSVEGQALLELYDTPGLEDAIALLDYLERLDRPGERLDGPARLARFLESSEARQRFEQEAKVLRQLLDSDAGLYVIDAREPILSKYRDELAVLASCGKPLLPVLNFVSSPQQREPDWREALSRLGLHALVRFDSVAPPEDGERRLYESLALMMESARPQLERLIEDQQAQRKARRHSAARLIAEMLIDCAACRRSVDTDAQQEQKAIEELRKAIRQREQRCVEALLKLYAFRTQDASAADLPLLDGRWGDDLFNPETLKQLGVRVGGGVAAGAAAGAGVDLLVGGITLGAAALVGAIAGGALQTARSYGGRLLGKLKGQRELTVDDAVLRLLALRQQHLLQALDVRGHAAMDSIDVSEPQDKAWREGKLPDAVHKARAHPQWSSLNPGAKLSQAERQEQIENLANSRIA, via the coding sequence ATGACTGAGCTGAACAAACCTCGCGCACTCAAGCTGGCGGTCGTAGGCCATACCAATGTCGGCAAGACCTCATTGCTGCGCACCCTGACCCGTGACATCGGATTCGGTGAAGTTTCCCATCGCCCCAGCACTACACGTCATGTAGAAGGTGCGCGTCTGTCGGTCGAAGGTCAGGCTCTGCTTGAGCTTTACGATACGCCGGGCCTGGAAGATGCCATTGCCCTGCTTGACTACCTTGAGCGCCTGGATCGTCCCGGCGAACGACTGGACGGCCCGGCGCGACTGGCGCGTTTTCTGGAGAGCAGCGAGGCACGCCAGCGCTTCGAGCAGGAGGCCAAGGTATTGCGTCAGTTGCTCGACTCGGACGCTGGCCTGTACGTGATCGATGCCCGAGAACCGATTCTGTCCAAATACCGTGATGAGCTGGCGGTACTGGCAAGCTGTGGAAAACCGTTGCTGCCGGTATTGAATTTCGTCAGCAGCCCGCAACAGCGCGAGCCGGACTGGCGCGAGGCGCTTTCGCGTCTTGGCCTCCATGCGCTGGTGCGCTTCGACAGCGTGGCGCCGCCGGAAGATGGTGAGCGTCGGCTTTATGAAAGCCTGGCGCTGATGATGGAAAGCGCCCGCCCGCAACTGGAGCGCCTGATCGAGGACCAACAGGCCCAGCGCAAGGCCCGACGGCACAGCGCGGCGCGGCTGATTGCAGAGATGCTGATTGATTGCGCAGCCTGTCGGCGCAGCGTGGACACCGATGCGCAGCAGGAACAGAAAGCTATCGAAGAACTGCGCAAAGCCATTCGCCAGCGTGAACAACGTTGCGTCGAAGCGCTGCTCAAGCTGTATGCCTTCCGCACCCAGGACGCCTCGGCGGCCGACTTGCCGTTACTGGATGGTCGCTGGGGCGACGACCTGTTCAACCCAGAAACCCTCAAGCAACTGGGCGTACGTGTCGGCGGCGGCGTGGCGGCAGGTGCTGCGGCCGGAGCCGGCGTCGACCTGCTGGTCGGCGGCATCACTCTGGGGGCAGCGGCACTGGTCGGTGCCATTGCGGGGGGCGCACTGCAAACCGCCCGCAGTTATGGCGGACGGTTGCTGGGCAAACTCAAGGGGCAACGGGAACTGACCGTAGACGATGCAGTGCTGCGACTGCTCGCGCTCCGACAACAACACCTGTTACAGGCACTGGACGTGAGGGGCCATGCGGCGATGGACAGCATCGACGTGAGCGAGCCTCAGGACAAGGCCTGGCGCGAAGGCAAACTTCCCGATGCCGTGCACAAGGCGCGGGCACATCCGCAATGGTCATCGCTCAACCCCGGCGCAAAATTGAGCCAGGCCGAACGGCAGGAGCAGATCGAGAATCTGGCCAACTCCCGGATCGCGTGA